TCCGACAAGCCGGCCTCCTTTTTCCACTTCACTTCGATGACTGCTCTACGTCCGTCGCGGAGATACAACAGAAAGTCAGGGGTGTATCGCCGTACTTCGTTGTCGAGCTCGTAGCTGAGCGTGAATGGCTCAGGCACGATCATGACGACCTCTGGAGCTAGGTCGAGCAACCTCAGTGCATCGGCAGCCAGGCCTGATTCGGCCGGAATCGGGCCGTCAAATCCCTTCCGTGATGGGAACCAGCTACGATATGAGTTGCCTTGTATGTGAAATGCATCACGTACCGGGTGGGTGGAATTCAGAAGCTGGTGGATATCAGCGAGCAGAGTTTCGTCTTTAATAGTGGTCATGGTTCGCTCCTACTTGGTTTTGGAGGGCGCATGTTTCCATCTCGATTAGCTGAGACTTTGAAAAAAATGCGCACGGGGGCTTGACCAGGTAGGACGAGTTGACGATACTCAATTTGTCATCATTGATGTATGTGTACTTACCTACACTGGCCGAAGCGGGGCATTTCGAGAGGAATGTCCTGTTTTGCTATCTAGTTCTCGTTCTCCTTTCTGTTGTTCATATGGCTCTTCTGCGAGCCTCTCTCTTGAGTACGACGCCTCTACACTGGCAAGTTTCTTGCTGTCGTAACTCCTGCTGAACTACTTAACTAAGAGTTCAACGCGCTAGCCATGATCTTTTAGCTTAGCTCAGCGCGCTAAGAATACCTGTATATGCTACTTGCCCAGAATTCCATTTGGCAAATTTGGCCATTTTTTAGATAAATCCAAATTTCTTATGCATTTTGAGAGATAACGGCAGTTAGAGAACGGGTTTAAATTTGTTTAGTTGAATTAGTACTCCACTAAACTACAGCCAAGCTTAGTACCCAAAATATGCATTTTTCATCGTATATATTTGATGGTTTCCACCCATAGTTGGAAATGTTGCATTTTTGGCACATTGAAGTGATAAAAATAAATATTTTTTAGAGCGATTCAGAAGAATAAATGACTAGGGACTTAGTGAGGTCTAGTGAAAAGCCGCAATATGTAAGAGGGGGAAAACAGGCAAAAAAATTTGGGCCACCCCTCTTGGGGCGCCCAATTCTGGTGCAAATTTCCAAGTATAAAGTTATTAACTTCAATAACTTAGAGTCCATACAGCAGCTGTGGCTCAGTCGGCTGGTTTGAAATTCAGGCAGACGGAGTTGATGCAGTAACGCTCGCCGGTGGGTTCCGGGCCATCCGGGAATACATGGCCCAGGTGGGCATCGCAGTTTGTGCAACGCACCTCTACGCGCAGCATGCCGTGTGATGTATCGCGCAGGCGGGTAATGCGCTCGCCGGCCGCTTCGGCCCAGAAGCTGGGCCAGCCGCAGCCTGCATCAAACTTGGTATCGGAGTGGAACAACAGGCTACCGCAGCAGATGCAGTAATAGTCACCGCGCTCGGTGCGCAGGTAATGTTCGCCGCTGAACGGGCGTTCGGTGCCGCCCTGGCGGGCGACACGGTATTGTTCCGGGCTGAGCCGGGTACGCCAGTCGGCATCGCTGATGGATTTCGGGTCGTTCATGGCCATTCCTTGAGGTGGGGCTGTGGCTGTTGGTCGTGGCTGCTGGCTTGATCTGACGCGTGGCAGGCTTACAGTTCGTCCAGGCTGCTGTCCAGATGGGTCTCGTCGGCCCATTTTTCAATTTCCCAGCAGCCATCCCGATAGCTGACCCAGTTGAGTGCTGCATTGGGGATGGGAAAGTTGCGTGCGCCGTTCAGTCCCTGACCACTGGCGGTGCGGTGCACCATCTCCAGCACGCCGCCAT
The sequence above is drawn from the Aquitalea denitrificans genome and encodes:
- the msrB gene encoding peptide-methionine (R)-S-oxide reductase MsrB, which produces MAMNDPKSISDADWRTRLSPEQYRVARQGGTERPFSGEHYLRTERGDYYCICCGSLLFHSDTKFDAGCGWPSFWAEAAGERITRLRDTSHGMLRVEVRCTNCDAHLGHVFPDGPEPTGERYCINSVCLNFKPAD
- a CDS encoding TnsA endonuclease N-terminal domain-containing protein, producing MTTIKDETLLADIHQLLNSTHPVRDAFHIQGNSYRSWFPSRKGFDGPIPAESGLAADALRLLDLAPEVVMIVPEPFTLSYELDNEVRRYTPDFLLYLRDGRRAVIEVKWKKEAGLSDNKRRFEVIRTIFEAVGALFAVLTEETLRAPVLRQNMSLVESQKNRQLPVNTIETILKCLGDGPIPLGELTTAVGDQRIVLAAVYQGIVALDLFKPMSAHTLTRRA